The Glycine soja cultivar W05 chromosome 8, ASM419377v2, whole genome shotgun sequence genome has a window encoding:
- the LOC114421664 gene encoding chalcone synthase 3: MVSVEEIRNAQRAEGPATVMAIGTATPPNCVDQSTYPDYYFRITNSEHMTELKEKFKRMCDKSMIKKRYMYLNEEILKENPSVCAYMAPSLDARQDMVVVEVPKLGKEAATKAIKEWGQPKSKITHLIFCTTSGVDMPGADYQLTKLLGLRPSVKRYMMYQQGCFAGGTVLRLAKDLAENNKGARVLVVCSEITAVTFRGPTDTHLDSLVGQALFGDGAAAVIVGSDPLPVEKPLFQLVWTAQTILPDSEGAIDGHLREVGLTFHLLKDVPGLISKNIEKALVEAFQPLGISDYNSIFWIAHPGGPAILDQVEAKLGLKPEKMEATRHVLSEYGNMSSACVLFILDQMRKKSIENGLGTTGEGLDWGVLFGFGPGLTVETVVLRSVTV, from the exons CAGAGGGCCCTGCCACTGTCATGGCTATTGGCACCGCAACTCCTCCAAACTGTGTCGATCAGAGTACCTATCCTGACTATTATTTCCGCATCACCAACAGCGAGCACATGACCGAgctcaaagaaaaattcaagcgCATGT GTGATAAGTCAATGATTAAGAAGCGATACATGTACTTAAATGAAGAGATCCTGAAAGAGAATCCGAGTGTTTGTGCTTACATGGCACCTTCGTTGGATGCAAGGCAAGACATGGTGGTTGTGGAGGTACCAAAGTTGGGAAAAGAGGCTGCAACTAAGGCAATCAAGGAATGGGGTCAACCCAAGTCCAAGATTACCCATCTCATCTTTTGCACCACTAGTGGTGTCGACATGCCTGGTGCTGATTATCAGCTCACTAAACTATTAGGCCTTCGCCCCTCCGTCAAGCGTTACATGATGTACCAACAAGGCTGCTTTGCCGGTGGCACGGTGCTTCGTTTGGCCAAAGACCTCGCTGAAAACAACAAGGGTGCTCGCGTGCTTGTCGTTTGTTCTGAGATCACCGCAGTCACATTCCGCGGCCCAACTGACACCCATCTTGATAGCCTTGTGGGTCAAGCCTTGTTTGGAGATGGTGCAGCCGCTGTCATTGTTGGATCAGACCCCTTACCAGTTGAAAAGCCTTTGTTTCAGCTTGTCTGGACTGCCCAGACAATCCTTCCAGACAGTGAAGGGGCTATTGATGGACACCTTCGCGAAGTTGGTCTCACTTTCCATCTCCTCAAGGATGTTCCTGGACTCATCTCCAAGAATATTGAGAAGGCCTTGGTTGAAGCCTTCCAACCCTTGGGAATCTCCGATTACAATTCTATCTTCTGGATTGCACACCCTGGTGGACCCGCAATTTTGGACCAAGTTGAGGCTAAGTTAGGCTTGAAGCCTGAAAAAATGGAAGCTACTAGACATGTGCTCAGCGAGTATGGTAACATGTCAAGTGCatgtgtgctattcatcttggATCAAATGAGGAAGAAATCAATAGAAAATGGACTTGGCACAACCGGTGAAGGCCTTGACTGGGGTGTGCTATTTGGTTTCGGCCCTGGACTCACCGTTGAGACTGTTGTGCTCCGCAGTGTCACTGTCTAA